The genomic window agtcgACCACAAATTTCAACACCCCAAAAAAATGTTACGCAcgcaaaaaaaaatccacaacaCTGAAATTGAAGCCTACCCACATGGCGGATTGTCCATATATCTAACACCCGAGCCACTGAAGACTAACATAACATCTACACCAGGTTCACAATTCAAACGTTACATCCGTAAGTTTCTTAAGAGgctattttagaaaatttttcaaaacaagaatTTTCTAAATAGCCTCTTAAGAAACTTACGGGTGCAACACCAAATGACCTCCAAACTCGATTTGGAATTCTAAAAGCCAACTGGAGACGTTTCCTGCACTAACGCCTACCTTGGCAGACGGGATATCAAAGTACAGTTTAGATGATCGGATGCGCTTGCTGCGAACAGCAACATCTGAGTCGGCGGGAGACCAAGGGGAGGGGGAAGACGAGGTAGTGGGAGACTTAGCCATCCCACTCACCACAACGTGGGTGGAAGAAGCAGCAAAGAAGATGGTCCTTGAGAAGAACGGATATACGAGCGGGCTCTTCACCGTGTTTACCGGGCTCCGTTGCAAAAGTTACACTCTCGTTCATCTTTCATCTATATCCGAGCGAGCTATTCACCGTGTTTACCGGGATCGGTTGATCCAAGTTACACTCTCTTTCATCTTTCATGACTGGCCTGCATCGAGTCACAGGTAGTTTAAATCTCGACTGGCCAAGTGCGTGCACTGCACGCGCCCCGCTGGTTCCCTTCCCCGGGCCACGCCCTGTTCTCTTCCCCTCTGTTTTTTTGCAAAAACTCTGTTTTTTTGCAAAAACAGCCCCTGCTTTGCCTACCATATTACAAAAGAAGACTCGGGAGATCTTCGATTAATGTGCCGAAAAAAAAAGGCGTTTCATAACAAGGGTGGGCAACTGGGCATTGAGCAATGAGCAATGAGCATGGTTGGGTATTTGGCCTACGATGGGTCGAGTTTGAGCTTATTATTGGACATCTGAAGCAGCTTAGTAGAAGAAATTTGTTGGGCCatgttggtatatatatatatatatatataaaagcagtTAGTTTCcttaaaaatttttggtgtGTAACCTAAAAAACTCTTGGTACTTCATCGAGTAGCTTTCTTGAGAACTCTTCATGTTTCATCAGATGTTTATAAGTtattatgaaagaaaatattaagaATTTTAAATAAGAGTAGGCATCAAATCGGGTATCCGACAAACATGAAGATCATGATTAGTCTCAACTCAATCTTCTAACTAATCAGCCCAAGCTTGAGCTACCAACAAATTCTTCGAGCATGCCCAATGCTCAGCCCTATTCACGAATAGTGTTATCTTGATAAATGTTATCTTGTTACATCAGCTATGTACATACTACGTAATGTAGAAGTATGAGGGATAATGTAtatcttttttcccttttaaaagataatttttttaaaacatcttaccaaataataagaaaaaaaaagcactcAGGCATTTGGCATAAAGTGGGGGCACATGTGCATGCCCTTATGTGTGAGGCACTGAAAGATGGAGTCTCATTGTATTTTCCTTAACCAGACTCGTCATGGTCGGGGCTTGGCCGGGGTCTAAGTGGTTAACCCCTGCATACAATGCTTCTAACTTGGACTGAAATTTACTCGTCCACTATGTTAAAATGAAAACGAATAACATGgcctgataattttttttgtctattgtTTTTCATCGATCTCCTTAATTATAATCAATGCTAACCTGTATTTAAGATACTTCAATTATTGTTGATATGTTCTTTTAATTATATCTAGAATTGCTAGACGTATCTACTTAactattttaaaaacttaatgCGTTACTTGATGGTCCACCACAAATTAAAGGTTCCCAAGATATTTTATAAATGTtcggaaataagaaaaatgccAGAAAGCAGAGTGATGTTTCAGATTATTAAGGTATTTGACACAGAAACTAacactgttttcttttgttcagCACGAAGGATTGAGGGGCAACATCTGCTGTAAGATTGAATGGCACTCTAAGATGACTTCAATTGCTATGGAGGTTGTTAGTATCAGGAATTGGGTGTTCCGAAAAATGCAGCATTCCCCCtagtattttcaaaaaacagtGTTCATGTTATCAAATGCCTTTGTAATTTAAAGAACATAGTGTTCTTATTACCAATTGCCTTTGTAAGGACACAGCTCTCCAAAagtaacttttctttttaatttcaagaAGCATGTTAGCTCTCCCTTCTACAGAAACCTCAACCGATCGGTTCGAGTGGTACTCTGAGCAAGCAAAACCAGAATAGAGCACAAGCTAAAACTATTAATTTCCTTTTGACGTCAAAAGGTTAAAAATATATACCGCCAAAATGCAAAAGAGGGTAAGACGCTCGTCTTGTATATCTGGCGAAAATCAAGCGGCCATCAGGTCAGAGATTTGCAACAAGAAGCAATGCAGCATGTAGCCGAATCGAGACCAACACCTAACGATAATTAGTCTAATAGATCAACAAAGCAGCTGCCGGATTGGAAAATGGGAACAAGGCATAATGACAGACTAGAAGAGAGCTTAgcttccaaaattttttctcTAAACAACTTGAACCTGTTTGTTTCTgtgtttttatattatttaccAAGTGGGAGATACTGCTTACTCAAAGCTGAAGGCACCAGATTGGCTCCATGAAGGTGGAGAGAGACATTGACTCACATACATATCAGTAATTGAACGAGGAACATGGTCCCCAGTAGAGGGGCATTAcaaaatttttatccatatcagCAGGGGCCAATTCAACAAGTTACAATGATAAAACAAGAGTTTACGAATTTACTGGTCTGCCATTCAGTTTTGGGAAGGGATCTTGCTTGCTAAGAACTACCACTTTGCTCTTGTGTGCGAAATATCCTTtcataagattcttgtgaatGAGTATCGCCATTATACATTCAACCTGCAAAATCTGAATCAGTGACAATTTGAAAATGCAAGAGACAATATTTTGCTTCCCCCGATTACCTCATCAATGTCCATATCCATCTCAAGCCATTTAAAAGCTTTTACTATGATTTCCAATTTTACTTGGTGCGCCTTGCTTGCATCCTTCTGCTTTTGGATGATGTATCTGCAAGGAAAGCATTAACGCTCAACTATACACAAAAGTATAAGATGAGGCAAAAGAAGTCTATACAGGTAGACACTAATTCTCACATCTTCTTCGTCAATCGTTGATAAACTTGGAGCTCTAACTTCTCAAGAACAAGATAAACACCAGATCTTAAGAACCTGGAAAAAGCAAGTAATTTCAACAACATTCAAGCATCAGAACTGGATCTAAGAGGTGGAACAGAATTTGGAACCAATTTGAACAATTCAGGAGTACCTATCCTCATGCTTTTGAAGGGCATTCCTAAGAAGTCGAAGATCACCAGTACGTAATGCTTGAATCACATCAGCATACTGAAACATTTAAACGAGTACTATTTCTGAAAAAGTacagaatagaaaaataaactGCAACAACCATATACAATTCATGCTCCATTTGGTGCTATGTTATCTCTCATGTTGGGAAATGTATTCAAAGCAGACCATTTTTTTCTCAGGAACATTCGTTGCATTAAGTGTGATAAATAGGTGGCAACGTGTCAGACTTCCATAAGAACTAGATGTGGGTGCAGACCCAAGTCCAGTTTGCTATTCAGATCCATATGAAACCTTAACGTGCAGGTAATGAGTGCAGATGCAGGTCAACCGGGATGCCAACCTGGATTTTGTTAGTAATTAAGTACTTTGTAACTGAAACCAGTCCATGCCAGCAAAACAAtgctttcttttcattatttttttttctgctttggAAAATTATAGATCCTAATCAGAACTCCAATTAGACCCTGGTCTGGAAATGAAACTCCACAAACTAATGCTGGCCATACACTAATTGCACTCTATGGATTCAATATCCTCCTTTATTGCTGGTTAAAGAAAGGCCTAGGTCAATTGGCCTATTGAAACCCCTGGTGATAAATACTAAGGTCACTGTTACAGTCATATGGGTAAATACCCAATGACAGCCCATACGAGAAAGGGTACAGTGTTCACGTAAAGTCTTGCATATTTATATCTGCTAATAAATTTCCCAGGCTAGATTATTTAAAGCATGTCTCTGGCTCCATGAAATCAATATCAGCAAACATGGAAACCTCAAGGTTGAAGAAAGCAAACCTACCCTTGTCAAATGCCTAAAGAAGAGCATCAAAGAAATattcatcaacatacaatagaATCAAACTAGATAGCTCCTATAAAGAAAATCACTTACTACTCACCTCAAGCAAATTATACTTCTCCAAAAGCCATTTCTTGGGTAGTATACCAAGTGAGAGCTTCACAGGTATCAGGTACTTTAGTATCAGCCTGTTCTCACAATTGAGAAGACATAAAATGATTTTATGTCTAAACATAAGAGACAAAATTCTTTCACATTGGACCATCATCGTAACTATCATGCACATATCCACTTACTACGTGAAATGTACGGTAATGGATAGCAATGGAATGGAGTAACCAACCAATACCTTATATTTGCTTGCTTTTGAGGATGACAGCGTTTTAAGGCATACATGAGCTTTTCTTCAGCCTGAGAAGAGAAACCAAATTTTATGATTCACCACCCTAACATAAAAAACATATTGTGGGGTTTTCTAGAACAAGAATCACCTCGACGTGCTATATAATCACCAAGCAACTTGGAGATCCAAGTGCTCAACTTCCgtagtgtttttttctttttttcttaattcattAATCCCTATGGCCCAGGAAATAGTCCAGCCAAATATGTCCAAATTTTGCTAACACATAGCAAGGAACAATCAATATCTTCGTTGATATTGCTGCTCACTTTCCTTTGTCCTCCTAGCTTGGTCGATGTTTATTATGGAAGAGATATTTCACATGAAGAATCCAAATATTGGCAACTCCAGACTTTTAAGCAACCATAGTCATACAAGGTATTCCATCCAGTTAGTTGACAAATATTTCTGTCATTACCACATATTTCCAATTTCCTATAAACCATGTAAACCATACCCTTAAACAGATAAACTATTTAACAAGTAATACGAGTCAAGacaaatttataaattataatataCAAAAGATTAGCATTTTTACAAGTAATACCAAATTTATATCATTTCGTCTACTTTGTTGCttataatttatatttcttttcttctaagACATGGCAAAAAACCATTCAAAAGAATCAGTTTCATTACATACAATAGATAAGTAGATATTTACTTTGAAAGCTCATCTAAATAGATTAaactgcttttccttttttctgtttcatcctttcactttttcctttatTCAAGACCAATAGAGAATTACTACTTCTCCCAACTGTTTGGAAAGAAGGTGTCAGGTATTGTCGCAACAGCATTGGCATATATAGagtaaagaaaatattatgGTTCCAATTTCTACCTTCTAAGTCACAATTCAACAAGTCTAAAACTTTTGTAGATCTTATGATATTGCTGTTACTTACAGCGATGAAATTCTCATTAAAAACTTCTAAACGACCAGTATAGTACATGTATGTAACCTGCAATATTCAACCATAGAAATAGGTCGGACTTCATGAATAatagataaagaaaataaaaataaaatttctaatCTAAGAAAGGGGAAAGTAAAAACTAAATATTGATAATACCTTGTCTCTTGTAGGAAACTCTTCAAAATCAAAAATACGTGCAGTCTCAATACTTCTTATCACACTCCTACAGAGGTGAACAGTGCCAAGCTGCACTAGAAGCACAATGCAAGCTCAACTTTTTTTTACTTCATAATGCTCATGATATTCTCCAAAAGTTCAAGAATCAAAGTTGACTCAAAAGAGAAGACAGGAAAAAGTAACAGTACCAACcttgaaatatattttgaataatTGGCATGTGACATACAGTGCTCCAACACGTTTTGGATTTTTACCCTTCAATAAGAAGGCAAATGGGAGTTAGGTGTCCCAATCGTTGACTCATTTCTTCAAGATAAAAAAAGCCCATACAGGCATTTCTAAGGAAAATAATAGACTATAGATTTCAAGTAATTCAAGTGAAACTGCATAAGATCAAATGATGTGGCACTTAACACATCAAACATATAAATTTTCCTTcgtcattcaaaaaaattctggTACTTCAAGAAAATTAATGGCAAGAATatggaaggaaaacaaaaaaagattgagaaagaagaaacaagctGTTAAGCAAAAAAGATCGGTCAACAAGGAGCTAGGTTGGTCAGGAGCTTCAACAAGGGAAATCATGTCAATTGGATTTCTGACCATAAAGTGAAGCAACGTTTGCTTATTTAGAATTTGGGCTTCCAAAAAGGGTTGAATTCCAAAATTTTCGTGTCATGTTTGAGAGAGGGTTTTGGCCTCCTGTGCTATGGTTAGGATGCAAAACAAGTATATTAGTTCCACAATGAACTCCCTGATACAAATTGTTCAGCTGCTCCTTCCAGGTTACCTCCTCTTATGCCAATACCTGTCAAACAATCGGCATATGTAGACAATCCTGACTTCCTTTAAAATTCTAAATGAACAACAATTATTTGTAACCACACCGGATTCTCGATTCATATGTCTGAatcaaagaaaggaaggaggataCAGATACTAATAAAAGATCAACCAAAGATCCTGTCTTTCTGTTCTCGGGGTAGAataaataatcttttttttttctctgtctttcaaGAAGATCAAGTCATCACAGATACTTAGCTTAGAACTTAATTCATTTTCCAGTTCACTTCtactgtttgtatccatgatgGATAGAACACTGGTCGAACCTCTTTCGTATGATATAATTCTATAAAGAATATTCATATAATAAGGACAGCTGGAAGGAACGAAATagtagaaaaatatgagaaactCAAATGCATCAAGGGTGACAAATTGAGCCAATTACCCATTCCCCCCCACAAATTCCATCTACGATTCCTAGCATCATCTATTATACCAGGAAACTACTAGACTGGTAAGTAAGTCAGACGGTAAGCATTGTTATGCAAGTGTGAGATGCTCCCAAAATTTTTTAAGAACATTAAAGGAAGAACTTGAACAGATCAAGATAACAGAGTAACAATATGCATTTCTGTAGTTGATTGTCGTCCATCACCAGAAAACAATTCATCCATAAACATTTAACTGGTTCAAAGAGCgctgagatttttctttttaacaaaagcAAGATAGGTGCATTTGTGAGTTCAGTATATTATATTCTAAGCCCAAGAAAAATTAGTCCACCACATTCAAGTAAAGGTCAGAAGAAACATCAAATAAGTATAGGAGATATACAGCAAGTGCGCCAAACACTTTCATTAGAAAGGAACCAGCTGCCTTCAATTTATCAGGATTCTTCCCAACGGCAACCAACTCTCTATCAGCCTGCACGCAGATTAAACCAGAGTCAAAAACCATAATTCTTGAAACCAATTACCGTTAAGTAATGACTCAACTTAACAATGAACTGTTCATAAATCATGGTCATTCAGCTTCCACCTTTTCACGGCCTACACTCCtagaacataagaaaacaaacaaacaaaccgAAAATTAACCTAATATCACCTGTTCGGCAAGCCCCCGAATATCGAACACTATCACATACAGAGCTTCCAGGGCCCACGCAGATTCCCAATTTCGAAATTCCTGCAGAAAAGCACTGAAAATTCCAAGTTAATTAAAactaaccaaaagaaaaataacaaaaactgGGAAGGTTGCGTCTCCCCGTACTTTGCCGACTTCTCAAACGCATTATACGCATCAACGAAGTGATCGTTCCGGAAGCTTTGCAAGCATCTAAGATGGTTCACCAGAATCTCGGCGAACTGCACGTACTTGTCGTTCTGCCTGACCAATCTGTTGGCGTCCTTGTGCCAAAAACTTAACAGTTCAGATAATGAAgacagaaaagaaattatggGTGACCCACCAGCAGAAATTGGTGCTAAGGAACTTCATCTTattagggagagagagagagagagagagagagagacctggaAGACGTTGAGGGCGTCGGCCAGGGAGAGGAAGttggaggagagggagagaagggaTCGGAGGGAGGGGCCGTCCTGGTTGGTAATGGCATCACAGAAGCGGTTGAGATATTGGGTTATCCTTCTATGAGCCTCCCCCATGCTCAAGTAcgccattctctctctccccttctcaaTCTCTCTCTGCCACCCACTTGCTGCCCTGTGTTTCTCGAGTCCCAACTCCCTTCGGCAGTGACGGTGGTGGTCGGTGTTTCTCCGGTCTTCTCAGTCTCCCCAAATCTCTCTCTGGTTTCGGTTCATGGGTTGATTTTCCAACTTACAATCCGACCTTCTTATTGGGTCGCTCGTGTGGTCAATATGGTATTGAAAATGAATCGTTCTAGGACATGATACAGACGATCGGATCCCTTCCAgtttaatcttctttttttcacatttaatgtaacttaaaattattttaaaattttttaaaataaggaaaatgccaaaaaggTATATGTCCAATTTCACTTTATAATTTTAATAGCGTATGAAGAGTTTGTAAAAGATTTAGTCAGGAAAGCTTGAAGAATATGGTCGGTAGATGCTTGACTTTATCAATATGTCAATATCTAATATATTCACAACGGCTATTCGATAGTAGAGAATCTGTTTTTGAGATAGGAGTCCTAGATCATGCCCTCACCAACGCAAGCTAATTTGAAAGTGATTTGACTTGTAATAAAAAACATTGGCATCCAATTTATATTGTACATAATTTATGTTTGGAATTCAAAAATTACCACATTCTTTTTAATCAGTAAGTTACACACACGAGCCAGCTTCAGACGATGTAGTGCAGCCGGAAAAGTAAAGCTGCTCACACACTAAAGGGATCCAAGGTCTGAATCTCTTGTTATTCCTATGAGTTGCAAACAGTGTCAAGGGCAACACTTTAATCAGTGTACCATAAGTCTACTCAAGTTCCGAAATAAGTCAAAATCTTATAACCATAAAGTCTCAAAATTAAGTCAAAATCTTAAAACCATAAGAGTCTAAATTTATGGGTGTTATGCCGAAAGCCCTGTTccctaaataaacattaaaaaacagtGAAAAAAGAACATATAAGAGCCAGCTCTTTTGACATAAAAGCACCAATTACGAAGAATTGAACATCCATAGTAAGTTTTTTGACGTACTGTGgtaggagaagaagaggaggcaTCCTTAGCTACTTCACAACTCTCAACAAGTACATTATTCTTGACTACCAAGTAAAGAGACTACCATGCCCACAATTAATTGAACTTACACTGGAAAAGTTGACCTAACCCGCAACCAAAACCAAATGCAAGCACAAAATTTTGGCCCCAAACATAATTTGGATCAAATCCAAACTGACCAGAGAAAATGTGGATTGAGGATTACGATTTTTTACTTCCTT from Nymphaea colorata isolate Beijing-Zhang1983 chromosome 6, ASM883128v2, whole genome shotgun sequence includes these protein-coding regions:
- the LOC116256854 gene encoding enhanced ethylene response protein 5 isoform X1; translation: MAYLSMGEAHRRITQYLNRFCDAITNQDGPSLRSLLSLSSNFLSLADALNVFQDANRLVRQNDKYVQFAEILVNHLRCLQSFRNDHFVDAYNAFEKSANAFLQEFRNWESAWALEALYVIVFDIRGLAEQADRELVAVGKNPDKLKAAGSFLMKVFGALAGKNPKRVGALYVTCQLFKIYFKLGTVHLCRSVIRSIETARIFDFEEFPTRDKVTYMYYTGRLEVFNENFIAAEEKLMYALKRCHPQKQANIRLILKYLIPVKLSLGILPKKWLLEKYNLLEYADVIQALRTGDLRLLRNALQKHEDRFLRSGVYLVLEKLELQVYQRLTKKIYIIQKQKDASKAHQVKLEIIVKAFKWLEMDMDIDEVECIMAILIHKNLMKGYFAHKSKVVVLSKQDPFPKLNGRPVNS
- the LOC116256854 gene encoding enhanced ethylene response protein 5 isoform X2 — encoded protein: MPLPTRTAPPSDPFSPSPPTSSPWPTPSTSSRLVRQNDKYVQFAEILVNHLRCLQSFRNDHFVDAYNAFEKSANAFLQEFRNWESAWALEALYVIVFDIRGLAEQADRELVAVGKNPDKLKAAGSFLMKVFGALAGKNPKRVGALYVTCQLFKIYFKLGTVHLCRSVIRSIETARIFDFEEFPTRDKVTYMYYTGRLEVFNENFIAAEEKLMYALKRCHPQKQANIRLILKYLIPVKLSLGILPKKWLLEKYNLLEYADVIQALRTGDLRLLRNALQKHEDRFLRSGVYLVLEKLELQVYQRLTKKIYIIQKQKDASKAHQVKLEIIVKAFKWLEMDMDIDEVECIMAILIHKNLMKGYFAHKSKVVVLSKQDPFPKLNGRPVNS